GTGAGGACGGTCTGGGTGCGGAAGCCGGCGATGCCGCCGTACGCCTCCACGACCCGCGTCGCGGCGATGCCGGGCACGCCGGACAGCGCCATCGTCACGCGCAGCCCGCCGCGTTCGAGGCGGTCCACGGAGACCGACGAGACGCGGAACGCCTCGCTGCCGAGGACGTCCGCGGCGGCGACGTTCAGGGCGAAGTCCCGCGACCCCGCGGAGACGACCCTGTCGCGCCCGCGCTTGTCGACGAGTGCCGTCGTACGCAGCGCGGACCGCGACCAGCGGCGCTCGGTCACCGAGTTGCCGAGGACGACCTCGCCGTCGGTGACGCGGGCGTACACGCTGCCGTGGCGGTGCTCGGTGCCGGCCGTCGCGGGGACGGCCGGCACCACGAGCGCGAGCGTGACGAGCAGCAGGCGCGCTCTCATCGCTAGCGGATGGTGTCGAGGAGCGACAGCGTCGTCTCCAGCACCATGTCGCCGATGCAGCGGTCGACGGCGTACGAGTCCTCGTAGTTGACGAAGACCACGCCGCCGGCGGCGAAGCCGAGGCCCTGCTGGCCCACCGGGTGCAGCTCGAACGACTGCGGCATGTAGCCGAGGGCGTCGTTCGTCTGCGCGATCGGCAGCGTGATCCGGCCTGGGTTCTTCTCCTTGATGGTGTTCGTGAGGTTGGAGAACAGCTCGCCGGGGCCGGTCGTGAGGACGACGTCGTTGCCGATGCGCGCGGCCGTCACGGGCAGCTCGACCGACTGGGGCGCGGCCGAGACGCAGGGCGCGGTGTCGGGGCTCTTGCCGGTACGGACCTGCGCCGGCGTCGGGTCGAACTGCCGGTCGAAGAAGCCCGGCGTGCCGAGCGCGTCGAGCGGGACGTTCGTGACCGGCTGCTGCCAGGTGTCCTGCGCGACGACGAGGTCGGTGTCGTCGACGAGCCGGCCGGCGCCGACCGCGGGGAGCAGGTCCGCGAGGCGGTCGCCCATGGTCGTGCCGCCGGACGCGGAGATGTTGCCGAGACCGGTCATGAAGTGCAGGCCGATGCCGCCGAAGCGGGTCTCGAGCCGCTTCTCGAACACGCCGGGCCAGTCGGCGTGCGCGACGCCGCCGTTGGTGCCCTTGGTGGTCGGGTGGCCGGCGAACGCGCCGATCGTCGCGATGACCTTCGGCTGCGCGGGGGGCGGCGTGGCGGTCGGGGACGGCGACACGGTCGGCTTCGGCTTGCCCTTGGTCTCCGTGGGCGACGCGGTCGGTGCCGGGGAGGCCGTCGCGGTCTCGATGGCGACCGCGCGGACCCAGGAGACCTGCTGCTCCTCGGCCGAACGGTACGTGTCGCGCCGCTCGCCGTTGTGCGCGCGGGCGTCCTGCTCGCCGGCCTCGAGGACCGCGGGGACCATCGACATCACGGCCTGCTTGGCGGTCGCCTTGATCGTCTCGGTGACCTGCGCCATGTACCAGTCCGGCACGAAGCCCCAGCCGCCGATGAAGTCCGGCGCGGCGTGCGAGTGGGTCGCGTGGAGGACGTGCGACTTCGCGGTCACCTTGCGCGCCGCCAGCTCGGGGTCGGCGGCCAGCGCCGCGGCGATCTGCTTGGCGCCGCAGTCGTCGCACTTGTTCGCGTAGTCCCAGAGCCAGCCCTCGCCGTCGACGACGCTCATGACGAGCGTGTCGGTGCCGTCGGAGAACGCCACGCTGCGCACCCAGAGGCCGAGCTCGCTGTCGAACGACGACACCGGGTTCATCGGCCCGATGCTGAAGCCGCCCTGGTAGATGCAGTCCGGGTTCTCGGGCCACGGCGAGCCGGAGGCGGCGAGGTGGTCGAGCTCGACCTGCGTCTGCGTCAGCATGCGCTGGATCTGCTCGGGCGCCAGCTTGGTGCAGAGGGACTTGTCCGTCTCCCAGCGGGCGTTCGGGAAGCCCTTGGCCTTCATGTCGTCGGGGCGCGGCGCGATGTCGTTCTTCGCGGCGCCGACGAGGAGCTGGCCCTGGCCGAGCGCGGGCAGCTCGCCGGTCGTGGCCGCCGTGACGGCGTTCTTCGTCGTGTTGGTCACGCCGGGGACCGACGGGACGCCGGGGGCAGCCGTCGGCAGGCCTGGCGCGGCGGCGTTGTGGCCGACGGGCGCGAGGCCGACGCCTGCCCAGGCGGCGGCGACGAGCAGCGAACCGGTGAGACCGCCGACGAACGTCGTACGGAGGGCCTTGCGCATGGGGGGCTCCATCAGTGGGCGCAGGTGCAGGACATCGAGGGGTGCAGTGCGGGGGCGGGCAGCGCGGCGAAGCCGCTGCCGTCGTACGTCAGGGGCCGACCGCGGGTGGGCTCGCGGCGGGCCTTGGCGGGCGCGCGGCCGTCGGCGTACACCGGCGACGTGAGCGCGGTCAGGGCGTACCTCTCCTCCAGCAGCAGCTCGGCGCGGAGCCGGCCGCCACTGGGCAGAACGAGGGGGACCTCGGTGCGTGACGACGTCACGCGCGACTCGTGGACGACCTCGGTGCCGTTGGCGACGAGGCGCAGGGTCATGCCGAGCGCGTTGCGGGTCGTGACGACGGCGAGGTGCTGGCCATCGCCGCGGACGGAGCCGCCGACCATCGCGGCCCGGCCGCTCCAGTCCTCGACGACGTCGAGCGTGAGGAACGGCCCGCCGAGCGCGGGCGGCTGCCACGAGATCGTCGTACGACCCGCCTGCACGCCCGCGATGACGCCGGCGGCGGAGTTGGTGGGGGCGTAGACCCACGTCGTCGGCTGGCCGACGCCCGCTGTCGGGTCGAGCGTCTTCCAGTGGTTGTCGCTCGCGCCCGTCGCGGCGCCGCGGAACGTCGTGTCCCACCAGCGCACGGCGAGGTGGTTGTCGGGCTCGTAGACCGGCGTCAGCTCGTGGCGGGTGAGCCACAGGGAGTTCCAGACCTCGACCGCGTCGAAGCGCTGCGTGTCGGCGACGGACTGGTCCCAGGCGAGGGCGTCGCCGTCGTTCTCGTTGCCGTAGAACGGGTGGTTGCAGATCGCCATGCCGCCGCGCGCGTGGATCTCGTCGAGCCACGCCGCCGTCCCGTTGCCAGCGGGGATGACGTCGGGCAGCAGGTCGCGCCGGGGCACGAACACGCCCGCGTGGTCGGAGCCAGGGAGCGAGTGCTCATACCCAGGCACCAAGGTCAGCGAGGACGAGACGTAGTCGGGGGCGTGGATCGACTCGACGCGGTTGTGGTCGGTGATCGCGAGGAAGTCGAGGCCGCGCAGCGTCGCGAGCGCGATCTGCTCACCGGGCGTGTGGCCGTGCGTGTAGAACTCCTCGTACCCCGTGTTGTCGTCCTCGGGGCCCGACCACACGTCGTGGCTGTACACGCTGTGGCAATGCAGGTCCCCGGCCAGCCAGACGCCCTCGCGGGCACCCGCGCCGGGCAGCTTGGACAGCGCCGCGGTCGCGGCGGCGGCGTAGAGGAACTCCCTGCGGCTCAGCGGTCGCACGCGAACGCCCCCAGCCCCGAGTCGGACAGCGACGGCGGCGCCGACGCCGTACCCCACGTCGTGTTCGGCGTCGGCCCCATGTGCAGGGTCAACGTCCCGGCCTTGCGAAGGTCGCGGTGGCTGATCCACGAACGGTCGATCGAGGCCGACTGGACGTACTTGTTCAGCAGGCTCGCGCCCGGCGCGTTGATGACGACGTCCTTCTTGCCGGGCAGGTCGATCGCGGCGCGCTCGAAGACCGGGGAGCCGATCACGTAGAACGGCGCGCCCGGCGTGACGGGCCCGAGGCCGAGGGCGGACCAGACGTACCAGGCCGACAGCGAGCCGAGGTCGTCGTTGCCGGGCAGGCCCTCGGGCGTCGGGCGGAACACGCCCTGGATCTGCCGCTGGACGCTCTGCACCTTCCACGGCTGCCGCGCGTGCGCGTACATCCACGAGGTCTGGAGGTCGTGCTCGTTGCCTGGGGCGTACTGGTTGGTGCGGTAGACGAGGCCGAACGCCGTCACGCGGGTCTGCGCCTCCGCGACGGCCACCGGCACGACGGAGCCGACGGCCTCGGAGAAGTGCGTGTCGAGGCGCTCGGCCGCAGCGGCGTCGCCGCCCATCCGGTCGAACACGCCGCGCGCGTCGTGCGGCGCGAGCCACGAGTACTGCCAGGAGTTGCCCTCCTGGAAGCCGGTCTCGTCGGTCGGGTCGAACGGCGCGTGCCACGACCCGTCGTCGTTGCGCGGCCGGATCCAGCGCGTCTCGGGGTCGAGCAGGTCGCGGTACGCCGCCGACTGGGCCGCCCACGTCGCGGCGTCCTCGGACTTGCCGAGCGCGTGCGCGAGGAGCGCGAGGGAGAAGTCGGCGACGCCGTACTCCAGCGTCGTCCCCGCGCCGCGGCTCGACGCCTGGAGCGGGAGGTAGCCGCGCTGGTGCCAGGCAGCCTCTCTGCGCGTGACGAGCTCGACGGCCTCTGCATAGAGCTCCTCGGCCTCGGCGTCGGTGAGCAGGCCGCGGCAGACGCCGTCGGTGATGGTCGGGATCGCGGGGTCGCCGGACATGTGGGAGGCGTCGAAGTTCTGCTCGCCCCAGCGCGGCAGCTTCCCGCCCTCGGTCGCGTCGACCAGGAGCGAACGCAGCATGTCGGCGTAGCGCTCGGGCCAGACCGACGCGAGGAGCTGGTTCTGCGCCTTGTACGTGTCCCACGACGAGAAGTTGGCGTAGTGCGTGCGGCCAGGGCTGTCGTGCACCGCGCCGTCGAAGCCGAGGTAGCGGCCGTCGGCGTCCTCGAAGACGTTGGGGTGCAGCAGGGAGTGGTACAGCGCCGTGTAGAACGTCCGCTGGTCGAGCACCGTCCCGCCGGTCACCTGGATCCGCGCGAGCTCGCGGTTCCATGCCGCGCGGGCGGCGGCCTTGGCGGCGTCGAATGCCGTGCGCTCGGCGTCGAGGTTGGCCTTCGCGCCGGCCGCGTCCACGAACGAGATCCCGGTCTGCACGGTCACGGTGCTGCCGGGGGCGAACGACACCCAGCCGCTGGCGGCGTTCCACCGGCCGCTCGACGTGAACGGCTGGCTGAAGTCGGACTCGAAGTAGACGGGGTACCGCCCGCGCGACCAGCCGCGGATGGTGTCGGCGTCGACGACCTCGAAGCTGCCGGGGTGCGCGCCCTCGACCGAGCGGCCGGCGTCCACGATGACGTTGGCCTGGACGGCCGGCGGGAAGGCGTAGCGCTGGATCCCCGTGCGGGTCGTGGCGGTGAGCTCGGCGGTGACGCCGTACGTGTCGAGGCGGACCGTGTAGTAGCCGGCCTCGGCGCGTTCGGTGGCGTGGTCGAAGGTGCTGCCGTACGCCCGGAAGTCGCTCGTCACGAGCGGCCCGGTCGTCGGCAGGAACGGGATGTCGCCCGCCTTCTTCACGCCCGGCCCGGAGAGGTGGACGTGCGAGAAGCCGTTGATGGCCGGGTCCGTGTAGAGGTAGCCGGAGTAGGCGAAGGGGCCACCCGTGTCCGGGGAGACCTGGGTCATCCCGAACGGCGTCGCGGCGCCCGGCACAGTGAACCCCGGCGCGAACGTCCCCACCATCGGGTCCACGTGCCGCGCGAGGTCCGGCACGGGCGGCGCCGGCGCGGGGCCCGGCGCGGCGACGGCGGGCAGGGTCGCGGCGGCCAGGCAGAGCACGAGCGCGCGGGGGAGCATCCGCGACACTGAGGGCATCCTCCGAGGATGACTCGCCCCGGTTCGCGTGCCTATGCGCCCCGGCCTTGAATCGGGCGCCTCAACTTTGTGACCCGTCACAGCAGGAGAACCGGTATTCCTCGCATTGGACGGGTCTTCCGCGTCTCGTTGTTATCGGTCACAGTGGTCGGCGTGGCCGAGGACCTGTACGAGCGCGTCCGCCGCCGGGTGCCCGTGCTCGCCCGGCGGATGGTCGAGGCGTTCCTCGACGAGGTGCCGTTCTACCGGCGGCTGCCGCGCGAGCAGCTCGACGGCGAGATCACGGAGATCTGCGCGGACAACCTGCGGGTGTTCTTCGCGACGCTGGCCGAGGACAGGCTGCCGACGGACGCCGAGCTGGCGGAGCCGCGCGGGTCGGCGGCGCGGCGCGCGCAGGAGCGGGTGCCGCTGGACGCGGTGCTGACGGCGTACCACGTGGGCGGGCGGATCGGCTGGGGCGAGCTCTGCGCGGAGGCACGGCCCGAGGAGACCGAGGCGCTGCTCGCCGCCGCGGACGGCGTGCAGCGGTACGTCCAGGCCGTGACCGGCGTCGTCGCGACGGCGTACCTGGAGGAGCAGCAGGCGATCCACGGCGAGGAGCGCGACGCCCGCCGCGCGCTGGTCTCCGCGCTGTTGTCCGGCGAGCCCGCGGACGACCTCGCGACGCGGCTCGGCGTGCGGCTCGCGCCGGCGTGGACGGTGCTGGCGCTGGAGCTCGGCGAGCACCCCGACGAACGCAGCGCGGACGTGACCGGCGCGGTCGCCGGGCGGCGGAAGGTACGGCGCGTGCAGGACGTGCTCGACGCGTTCGCCGGGACGCAGGTGCTGGGGTCGCTGGACGCGACGGGCGGCGTCGTGCTGCTGCCGTCACCCGACGCGGCGCTGGCCCCGCTGGTGTCGGACCTCGTGCGCGCGGCCGGCGCTCCGGTCCGGGCGGGGGCCGCGTACGCGGCGTCGCGGACCGACCTCGCGGCGGCGGGCGAGCAGGCGGGCGAGGTGCTGCGGCTCGCGGGTCTCCTCGGCCGGCCGAGCGGCGTCTACGTCCTGCGCGACGTACTCCTCGAGTACCAGCTGACCCGCCCGAGCGACGCGCTGCCGCTGCTCGCCGCGATGCTCGACCCGATCGAGCGCAACCCCGACCTGCTGCGCACGCTGGAGACGTACCTCCGGGAGAACCTCGACCGGCGCAGGACGGCCGCCGCCCTGCACGTGCACCCGAACACGCTCGACTACCGGCTCAAGCGGATCGTCGAGCTGACCGGTCTCGACCCCGCGACGACGGGGGGCCTGCAGCTGCTCGCCGCGGCCGCGGCGGTCAGGGGCGCCCGAGCCGCTGCCACGTAGCGCCGTCGGTGGTGCGCCAGAGGGCGTTCCCGGCGAGCAGCCAGCCATGGGTCGCATCGGTGAACGTCAGCGCGGTCACCTTGGCCGTGACCTCGGGGGCCGCGCGCCAGGACGCTCCGCCGTCGCGGGTGACGAGCAGGCCGCGGTTCGCGCCGGTACGCCATGCGTGCTCCGCCGAGAACGCCACGACCTCGCCGGCGATCGGGCCCTTCGTGGGCAGCGGCCGCGTCCGCCAGCGCCGGCCGCCGTCGGTCGACACGGACATCGTCTGCGGGGCGCCGTCGCTGCCGCTGGCGCAGACCAGCCACAGCCCGGTGGGGGCGTACGCCGACAGCGAGCCCCGGCACGGCGCCGGGGACACGCGCCACGTCTCCCCGCCGTCCGCGGTTCGTTCGACCGCGGGCAGCGACTCGCCGTCGTCCGGGTGCAGGAAGTACGCGTGCTCCTCCGACCCGGCGGCGAACACCCCGCGCGCCCGGCTCCCGGTGACCAGCACCGGCTCGCCGAACCGGTCGCCCGCCGGCGTGCCGCGGACGACCATCGGCGAGCAGGGCGTGCCCAGGCAGCCCTCGTGCGTGACCGCCCACACCGCGTCGCCGCGGGGCACGACGTCGTACGTGAACCTGCTCCCGATGTCCTTCCACGTGAGCCCGCCGTCGTGCGTGACGAGGACGTCCTCGCCGTACAGCCAGCCGAGGCGGGCGTCGGCGAACGTCACCGACGTCACCTTGCCGGGCGCGTGCGGGTCCTCGCCGTCCCACCCCTTGCCCGGGTCGGGCAGCTTGAGCCAGGTCAGGCCGCCGTCGACCGTACGGCGCAGCACCGTTTCGCAGTGCGCCGCCGCGCAGCGCTGCCCGACCGCCCAGCCGAGCAGCGGGCTGGCGAACGCCACGTCGTTCCAGACCACGCCGGCCTCGCGCAGCCCCACGGAGACGGCGGGCGGCGGCGGCGTGCCCGCGGCGCGGGGCGCGCCGGGCGGGAGCGCGAGGCGTTCCCAGCTCGTGCCGTCCGTGGTGCGCCAGAGCAGCCCGGCGTCGCCCATCGCCCACGCGTGGGTGGCGTCGACGACGTCGAGGTTGCCGTAGCCGTACCCCTTGCCGGCCCCCTCGGCGGGGCGCCAGGTCTGACCGCCGTCGGCGGTGACGTAGAGGCGGGCGGGCTCCTGGAGGGCGAGGTACGCGTCGTGCGCGCTGCGCGCGACGAGGTCGGTGACGACGCCCTCGCCCGGCGGTGCGGGGAGCGGGATCCACGTCGTGCCGTGGTCGTCGGACTGGTACGCGCTGCGGCCCTTCGGCGTCGTGCAGACCAGCCAGAGCGGCCGCAGGTGGCCGGCCGACAGCGACGCGGCGGTCGCGTCGGGGCAGGGCATCGTGCCGCGCGTCCACGTGAGGCCGCGGTCGTGCGAACGGTGGAACGACGCGCGCGGCGCGTCGGGTGCGTCCCACGCGAGGACGTAGCCGTTCATGGGACCGGCTCTGCGCACGACGGCGGCGGCGCCGTTCGTCTCGGGGATCTCGAGGCCGGTGAGCCGCCCGCCGAGCGGGCCCGCGCGGACGACGAGGTCGCAGTCGACGCCGTCGGCGCAGCCGCGTTCGGTGACCCAGACCGACTCCTCGACGACCGAGACCGACGTGACCTTGCTCTGCTGCGGGACGCGGCGCCAGGTGCGCGCGCCGTCGCTGGTGACGTAGAGGTCGGGGTTGAAGGCGTAGCCGTGGCGCTGGTCGACCATGCGCAGCGAGCGGACCGCGCCGCCCGCGGGGTCCTGCGTGTGGAACGACACGCGCGGCACGTCCTCCGCGACCGCCACCGGTGCGGACCACGTACGGCCGCCGTCGTCGCTGCGCCACGTCGCGACGTCGCACGTCTCGCCGACACAACGCAGGCCGATCGCCCAGCCGGTCTCCGCCGTGACGAAGTCGACGTCGGTGACGACGTAGTCCTTGTAGTCGTTCGGCGGGGGGAGCTTGTCGCTGTTGACGATCTGGCTCAGCGCGGTGGGGGCCGCGACGGGGGTGCCTTGGTCGCCGGCGCCGGTCGTGGTGCCGCGGCCGAGCGCGGCGAGGCCGCCCGCGCTGCCGACGAGCACCACGGCGAACGTCGTGGCGATGGCGCGGCGCTGCTGCCGGCGCTTGCGGCGCTCGCGCAGGGCGGAGAGCGGCGGCGGTGTCACCGAGTCCTCGAGGCCGCCGCGGAGGCCGTCCCAGTCAGCCATGGAGCGCCGCCTCCTCGACCCCGAGCTTGCCGGCGAGCGCCGTACGGCCGCGGGACAGCCGGGCCTTGATCGTGCCGCTCGGCGCGCCGACCGAGGCGGCCACCTCGTCGACGGACAGGCCGACGAAGTGGTGCAGCACCAGTGCCTCGCGCTGCGCCTCGGGCAGGCCCTTCATGGCGGTCATGAGGGCGACGTGGTCGGGGGACAGCTCGGGCTCCTCGTGGGGTACGCCGTGCTTGACCAGCGCGGCGGCGCCGCGGACGGCGCGGCGCCAGCGGCTGCGGGCGAGGTTGAGCGCGACGGTACGAAGCCACGCCTCGGGAGCGTCGTACGTGCGGACGTCGTCCCACCGTCCCATCGCGCGCATGAACGCCTCCTGCACGACGTCCTCCGCCTCCTGCCGGTTGCCGGTGACGGCGTGCAGCTGCGCGACGAGACGCCGGTACGACTGCGTGTAGAGGTCGTCGAGCGACCCGTCGTACGGCACCCGACCCCCTCCCGTACACCGCCGCCGTCAGGAGTAGCGACTCCCGCGGGGCCGGGCGGGTTGCATGTCGATTTTCGTGATCTTGGCAACGACTGTGTCGCTATAGCAGCACAGACGTCGCCAAGATCACGTGTGTCGGGACGGGGGCGCGCTCCACGTCGGCGCAACCGGGTTGCGGCCCGTGCGGCGAAAGAGCGCGGAACGCACCCCGAACGACGGGCCGCCCTACCGCGCGGCCTCGTCCTCGGCGAGCTGGACGAACGTCCGCACCGGCACGCCGGTGCCGCCCTTCGGCGTGTAGCCCCAGGGGTCGTTCGTGTTGTACGCCGGGCCCGCGACGTCGAGGTGCGCCCACGGGATGCCCTCGGCCACGAACTCCTTGAGGAACATCCCGCCGACGAGCATGCCGCCGTAGCGGTCGCCGGTGTTGGTGATGTCGGCGACGTCGGAGTCGATGGACTTGCGCAGCTCCTGGGGGAGCGGCATCGGCCACATCATCTCGCCGGCCGTCTCGCTCGCGGCGACGATGCGCGTACGCAGGTCGTCGTCGTTGCTCATGACGCCCGCCGTACGAGCGCCGAGCGCGACGAGCTGCGCGCCGGTGAGCGTCGCGGCGTCGACGATGAGGTCGGGGCTCTCCTGGCCGGCGCGCACGATGGCGTCGGCGAGGATGAGCCGGCCCTCGGCGTCGGTGTTGAGGATCTCGACACGCTTGCCGCCGAACATCGTGAGTACGTCGCCAGGGCGGATCGCCGCGCCGGACGGCATGTTCTCGGCGGTGGGGACCCAGCCGGTGACGTTGACGCGGAGGCCGAGCCGCGCGATCGCGGTGAGCGCCGCGACGACCGCGGCCGCCCCGGCCATGTCGGACTTCATCCACTCCATCGACGCGGCGGGCTTGATGGAGATGCCGCCCGAGTCGAACGTCACGCCCTTGCCGACGAGCGCGATCGTGCGGGTCGCGCGCGGGTGGCGGTACTCGATGCGGACCAGCCGCGGCGGGTTGGCGGAGCCCTGGCCGACGCCGAGGATGCCGCCGTAGCCGCCCTTCTTCAACGCCTTCTCGTCCATGACCTCGACCGAGCAGCCTGCCTTGGTGCACTCGGTCCTGGCGATGTCCGCGAGGTCGGCGGGGTGCAGGTCGCCGGGGGGAGTGTTGACGAGGTCGCGGGCCAGCGCGACGGCCTGGGCTACGACGTCCGCGCGCTTGGCGGCGTTGACGGCCGCCTTGTCCTTGGGGTCGCCGACGAGCAGCGTCACCGACTGGACGGGCTCCTTGCGTCCCTCGAGGGAGGCGTTGCGGAACTTCACGAAGTCGTACGCCCCCAGCAGCGCGCCCTCCGCGACCGCGCGCTGCGCGCCGTCGACCGCGTGCAGCGAGAGCGTCGTGGCGGCGCGGCGGGCGCCGGTGGCGGCGCGGACGCCCGCACCGGCGGCGCGGCGCAGCGTCTCCGCGGTGACCTTCTTCGCGTCGCCGAGGCCGACCGCGACGACGCTCGTCGCGCCGAGCTGGCCGAGGGTGGGGACGCGGACGCACTCGTCCTCGTTGCCCTGGAAGCCGAGGTCGGCGAGCACCTTGGCCAGGCGGCCGCCGAACGCCTTGTCGACGGGCGCGTTGCCCGCCGCGAGAGCGAGGCCCTTGGGCCCCTTGGCGACGCCGACGACGAGTACGTCGGCCTTGACGGCGGCCGCGTCCGGACCGGTGAGGGAGAGCGAAGTCATGGAGGGGACTCTAGTGCCGAGGGCGCAACCCGGGTTCCGTGAAGCCGCTCCCCGAACCGCACGACGCGTCGCTGCGGGGGTGTGAGCGGGCGGCGTACGGCGGCGGTGTTCAACATGGGATGCCGTCGCGCACGGATGGAGTGCCTGGACATCCCGAGTCGAGCGCGGCCGCCTCCGAACTTCCAGTGCCGCCGCGCACGCGTGGGAGCCGTGGGGCCCTGGAAGTTGCGCGGGCGCGCGCCGCACTAGTGTTCCTCGCCATGAAGACGACCTCGCTGCACGACCGGCACACCAAGCTCGGCGCCAAGATGGCGGACTTCGGCGGCTGGGAGATGCCGATCGAGTACCCGGGCGGCGGGGTCCTCGCCGAGCACACGGCCGTCCGCGAGCGCGTCGGCATCTTCGACGTCAGCCACCTGGGCAAGGCATCGGTAACAGGACCGGGCGCGGTCGACTTCGTGAACGCCTGCCTCACCAACGACCTCCGCCGCATCGGCCCCGGTCAGGCGCAGTACACGCTCTGCTGCGACGACGACGGCGGCGTGATCGACGACCTCATTGCCTACGTACGGAGCGACGACGACGTCCTCCTCGTCCCCAACGCCGCCAACACCGCCTCCGTCGCCGCGCGCCTCGCCGACGCCGCGCCGGCGGGCATCGACGTGATGGGCCTGCACGAGGCGTACGCCATCCTCGCCGTCCAGGGACCGCGCTCGCCCGGCGTCATGCGCGCGCTGGGGCTGAGCGACGACCTCGCGTACATGGCGTTCGCCGAGGACGCGTGGGAGGGCCACGCCGTCATCGTGTGCCGCACCGGCTACACCGGCGAGCACGGCTACGAGGTCCTCGTCCGCTGGGACGACGCCGACGCGCTCTGG
The Frankiaceae bacterium genome window above contains:
- a CDS encoding SigE family RNA polymerase sigma factor, translating into MPYDGSLDDLYTQSYRRLVAQLHAVTGNRQEAEDVVQEAFMRAMGRWDDVRTYDAPEAWLRTVALNLARSRWRRAVRGAAALVKHGVPHEEPELSPDHVALMTAMKGLPEAQREALVLHHFVGLSVDEVAASVGAPSGTIKARLSRGRTALAGKLGVEEAALHG
- the gcvT gene encoding glycine cleavage system aminomethyltransferase GcvT, with amino-acid sequence MKTTSLHDRHTKLGAKMADFGGWEMPIEYPGGGVLAEHTAVRERVGIFDVSHLGKASVTGPGAVDFVNACLTNDLRRIGPGQAQYTLCCDDDGGVIDDLIAYVRSDDDVLLVPNAANTASVAARLADAAPAGIDVMGLHEAYAILAVQGPRSPGVMRALGLSDDLAYMAFAEDAWEGHAVIVCRTGYTGEHGYEVLVRWDDADALWDAALDAVRAEDGLPCGLGARDTLRTEMGYALHGHELSLDITPNQARVGWAVGWSKEAFWGREALLAEKERGADRLLWGLLATDRSIPRQGMAVHSGDAAVGEVTSGTFSPTKRVGIGLALLARGTSEGDTVEVDVRGRRVPMTVVKPPFVASAPK
- a CDS encoding CehA/McbA family metallohydrolase; this translates as MRPLSRREFLYAAAATAALSKLPGAGAREGVWLAGDLHCHSVYSHDVWSGPEDDNTGYEEFYTHGHTPGEQIALATLRGLDFLAITDHNRVESIHAPDYVSSSLTLVPGYEHSLPGSDHAGVFVPRRDLLPDVIPAGNGTAAWLDEIHARGGMAICNHPFYGNENDGDALAWDQSVADTQRFDAVEVWNSLWLTRHELTPVYEPDNHLAVRWWDTTFRGAATGASDNHWKTLDPTAGVGQPTTWVYAPTNSAAGVIAGVQAGRTTISWQPPALGGPFLTLDVVEDWSGRAAMVGGSVRGDGQHLAVVTTRNALGMTLRLVANGTEVVHESRVTSSRTEVPLVLPSGGRLRAELLLEERYALTALTSPVYADGRAPAKARREPTRGRPLTYDGSGFAALPAPALHPSMSCTCAH
- a CDS encoding leucyl aminopeptidase: MTSLSLTGPDAAAVKADVLVVGVAKGPKGLALAAGNAPVDKAFGGRLAKVLADLGFQGNEDECVRVPTLGQLGATSVVAVGLGDAKKVTAETLRRAAGAGVRAATGARRAATTLSLHAVDGAQRAVAEGALLGAYDFVKFRNASLEGRKEPVQSVTLLVGDPKDKAAVNAAKRADVVAQAVALARDLVNTPPGDLHPADLADIARTECTKAGCSVEVMDEKALKKGGYGGILGVGQGSANPPRLVRIEYRHPRATRTIALVGKGVTFDSGGISIKPAASMEWMKSDMAGAAAVVAALTAIARLGLRVNVTGWVPTAENMPSGAAIRPGDVLTMFGGKRVEILNTDAEGRLILADAIVRAGQESPDLIVDAATLTGAQLVALGARTAGVMSNDDDLRTRIVAASETAGEMMWPMPLPQELRKSIDSDVADITNTGDRYGGMLVGGMFLKEFVAEGIPWAHLDVAGPAYNTNDPWGYTPKGGTGVPVRTFVQLAEDEAAR
- a CDS encoding helix-turn-helix domain-containing protein, which gives rise to MAEDLYERVRRRVPVLARRMVEAFLDEVPFYRRLPREQLDGEITEICADNLRVFFATLAEDRLPTDAELAEPRGSAARRAQERVPLDAVLTAYHVGGRIGWGELCAEARPEETEALLAAADGVQRYVQAVTGVVATAYLEEQQAIHGEERDARRALVSALLSGEPADDLATRLGVRLAPAWTVLALELGEHPDERSADVTGAVAGRRKVRRVQDVLDAFAGTQVLGSLDATGGVVLLPSPDAALAPLVSDLVRAAGAPVRAGAAYAASRTDLAAAGEQAGEVLRLAGLLGRPSGVYVLRDVLLEYQLTRPSDALPLLAAMLDPIERNPDLLRTLETYLRENLDRRRTAAALHVHPNTLDYRLKRIVELTGLDPATTGGLQLLAAAAAVRGARAAAT
- a CDS encoding GH92 family glycosyl hydrolase, whose amino-acid sequence is MPSVSRMLPRALVLCLAAATLPAVAAPGPAPAPPVPDLARHVDPMVGTFAPGFTVPGAATPFGMTQVSPDTGGPFAYSGYLYTDPAINGFSHVHLSGPGVKKAGDIPFLPTTGPLVTSDFRAYGSTFDHATERAEAGYYTVRLDTYGVTAELTATTRTGIQRYAFPPAVQANVIVDAGRSVEGAHPGSFEVVDADTIRGWSRGRYPVYFESDFSQPFTSSGRWNAASGWVSFAPGSTVTVQTGISFVDAAGAKANLDAERTAFDAAKAAARAAWNRELARIQVTGGTVLDQRTFYTALYHSLLHPNVFEDADGRYLGFDGAVHDSPGRTHYANFSSWDTYKAQNQLLASVWPERYADMLRSLLVDATEGGKLPRWGEQNFDASHMSGDPAIPTITDGVCRGLLTDAEAEELYAEAVELVTRREAAWHQRGYLPLQASSRGAGTTLEYGVADFSLALLAHALGKSEDAATWAAQSAAYRDLLDPETRWIRPRNDDGSWHAPFDPTDETGFQEGNSWQYSWLAPHDARGVFDRMGGDAAAAERLDTHFSEAVGSVVPVAVAEAQTRVTAFGLVYRTNQYAPGNEHDLQTSWMYAHARQPWKVQSVQRQIQGVFRPTPEGLPGNDDLGSLSAWYVWSALGLGPVTPGAPFYVIGSPVFERAAIDLPGKKDVVINAPGASLLNKYVQSASIDRSWISHRDLRKAGTLTLHMGPTPNTTWGTASAPPSLSDSGLGAFACDR